A window of Candidatus Bathyanammoxibius amoris genomic DNA:
CCCCAAAATCGTTAATCGCAACAAGGTCCCTGGCAAGGGATGAATTTGGCCGCAGGCCGATTTCCACAAATATCCCGTCTACCGTCAAGCTCCTTTTGCCGCCGTTACCCTCCCGCGGCTTTACGGTAACACCCTTGACCGTTTCCTCACCCACTATCTGTTCAATCACGTAACCAATTAAAGGTTCAATATTTGCGGACGCCTTCACGCCCTCTATCAGCGGTGCCTCGTCCGCCCTCCACTGCCTGCGTGAGATGAGATATACCTTACTGGCAATCCTTGAGAGTTCAAACGCGGCGGAAAGGGCGGAATTGCCGCCGCCAACCACTGCCACGGTCGCATCCGCAAAGAGCGGGGCATCGCACGTGGCGCAATAGCTGACGCCTTTGCCACGATATTTTTCTTCGCCCTCAACTCCCAGCTCCCGGGGGTGAGCGCCGGTCGCAATCACGGCGGACCGGGCAGAGAATTTCTTGCCGGATTCCGTAACGGCGACGTAGTTACCGTTCACCCTGGAAAGCTCTGTGACCCT
This region includes:
- a CDS encoding FAD-dependent oxidoreductase; its protein translation is MKPERELLIIGCGPAAITAAIYAARKRIDVQIVSKDVGGQVATTFGIENYPGFRYITGPELVEKLVEQMDQFDIEQHTGERVTELSRVNGNYVAVTESGKKFSARSAVIATGAHPRELGVEGEEKYRGKGVSYCATCDAPLFADATVAVVGGGNSALSAAFELSRIASKVYLISRRQWRADEAPLIEGVKASANIEPLIGYVIEQIVGEETVKGVTVKPREGNGGKRSLTVDGIFVEIGLRPNSSLARDLVAINDFGEIVVDCDTSTGVPGLFAAGDVTNVKDKQIVIAAGQGALAAMGVFEYLLKRR